In the Wyeomyia smithii strain HCP4-BCI-WySm-NY-G18 chromosome 2, ASM2978416v1, whole genome shotgun sequence genome, one interval contains:
- the LOC129725062 gene encoding uncharacterized protein LOC129725062, which yields MSSTYLNVEFLNDSDDSAGPEGSENKQTEYAEACPGSFKAFSNVSDPLCSLLANPLELESSRFDLNQNQIDMDLGMNKMIPDASALNNTPDDESFVADLTESVFWFKADFCRKFFRSQFTPETDHFRRCRRKFGGKCSPLHLEHGKTSDQ from the exons ATGAGTAG cACCTATTTAAACGTAGAATTTTTGAACGATAGTGATGATTCCGCGGGACCTGAAGGatctgaaaataaacaaaccgAATATGCGGAAGCGTGCCCGGGATCATTCAAGGCATTCAGCAATGTTTCTGATCCTCTGTGTAGCCTTTTGGCTAATCCTTTGGAGCTTGAAAGTAGCCGATTCGATCTAAACCAAAACCAAATTGATATGGACCTCGGTATGAACAAAATGATTCCGGACGCATCAGCTCTTAACAATACTCCTGACGACGAGTCTTTCGTTGCTGATTTGACCGAAAGTGTGTTTTGGTTTAAAGCGGATTTTTGTCGGAAATTCTTTCGAAGTCAATTTACGCCCGAAACAGATCACTTCAGAAGATGTCGCAGGAAATTCGGTGGAAAGTGTTCTCCGCTGCATCTGGAACACGGCAAAACATCAGATCAATAG